GGCACCTCAGTTTTCCCTTGACCTTAgaaagccccctccccgccccacccggGGAGTCCCACTCACAAGGAAAACTGCAGTAGCTGGGGCGTGCTCACGAGGGCCCGGCCTCGTGTCCGTAGAAAGTTCACCAGGTTGCCCTGTGGGGAAGGGAAGTGGGCCTGGGCGGCTCGAGGCTGCTCAGGTGCCCCCCCCAGACCCTGATCCCACgccgggccccacccccaccttgctCACGTGCTCCATGACGATGTAGAGTCCCTGGTGCAGGATCACGCCCAGCAGACGCACCAGGTTCTTGTGCTGGATCTTCCTGGGGGCGGCAGGCGGGCCGTGAGGGTGCGCCtgggcccctccctcccaggggGCCCGCCCCCCACCCGGGACTCACGTCATGACCGCCGTCTCGTCCAGGAAGGCCTGGGCCGTCACATCGCACTTGACGTTCTTCACGGCCACCTTCTGTCCCAGGTACTCACCCTGCAGGACCGCTgtgggaagcgggggggggggggacaggggcgGGGACAGGCAGATGGAAACACCCACGCACACTGACCGCCATGCACACCGCCAGGGCTGTGGGTCCCCAGGCCTGGAAaacccctcacccctgcaggcTGATCAAAGACAATCAGCTAAGTAGGGTCTGCAAACTTCAGCTCGTGGGCCAAATCCAGGCCTGCCTCCTGCCTTGCGAGGCTCACAAAGCTCGGAGTGGTTTGTACATTTTTTCACGTTTGAAAAAACTCACAAGAAAAACACCACTTtgcaacaaatgaaaatgacaagaaattCGCAGTTCAGTgtccacaaataaagttttattggcccATTCATTTACCTGTGTCTGCAGCAACCTCCTGCTACTAAGGCAGAGCTGAATAGATGTGACACAGACTGGCCTGAAAAGCAGGCCCTTTACAGAGAAGGTAGGCCGACCCCTGATCTAAGCCCCAGAGCCTTCCAGAACAACAACTTCCAGGAATGGCATTCCCAGTACAGGGCCCAGAGATGTGAAGGCATTGCGCACGATCACCGATCACGGAGTGCTGGTCCGCACAGCTGATgtcaccgcccccccacccacccccccgccacagagggagacacaggcacACAGCAAGGTGTTAACACGGGTGTGGATTAATTCATCTCTCCCGCCCCTCTTCCTTCAGCCCCGGACCCAGGACCCCACTTACCTCCAAACTCACCCTCTCCAATCCGCGCACCCAGCGTCAAATGCTGTAGGTTCAGTAACCAGCCGGCTGTGGGGTGGAGACCCGGTCAGAGGGGAATGGGTTCCACCAGCCCCTCCCGTGGGGGGGTCCGCCTGGCGAGAGGCCGGTGGTGTCTCCCACAGCGCCCCGGCAGGGACACACATTCGGGCGGCCACTACGCCTAGCAACGGCCCGAGGGCTTGTGTGAGACACCCCACCCCTGGTCCTGGTTTTCAAGTGCTGGAAAGCAACAGAGCCTGCCCATCTCGGGCCGACCTGAGGAAAGGAGCTGACGAGGGTTGGGGGCGGGTGGGGTAAGGCCCCAGCCTCGCTCTCCAGGAACGCCCCATGGAGCCCCAGGGGCAGCCGTGGGGCTGCCCTCTCTTCCACCTGGAGACTGTGTCCCTCCAAATACCCCATGGGTTCTTCCCTTTGGAGTCTTTTCATCTCTGGCTACCCAGGGACACACAGCAAAAGATACCACAAACAGGGAGGCTGTCAAAGTTCCTGGAATCTTCTGGTAAAGGTTGGAGACTCTTCCAGAATCTTCCAGAATCTTCCAGCACTCTAAGTGGTCATCTGCAGTCCAGCCTCCCTGACGCCTTGTCTCAAAACTGCCTACGTTCCCCCTTCCTCTCTACTAGGTTCCATaggccccctccccttcctccccaaagccccactcCACAATCAAGCATGGTGACACCAGCCTCCCTTGAGGGCCACCCCCAAGACGTCCAGATTTCCCTGGGAGAGACATGCTTCCAAAGAGACATGATCGTCAGGTTCAAAGGGGGTGGccgtggaggtgggggtggcatTTGCTTCGGGCCCTGAGCATTGAGGATGTCATTTCTCAATGAAGATGGGGCTGGAAGAGTACTTGGGGAGGGAAAAGAATGCACAACAGCACAGAGGCACGGGAGGAAACAAGGAGGGAAACGGGGGACAAAAAGGAAGGGCCTTGTAGATGAGGCCAGGAAGACAGCTCAGCCATGAGGGAAAGTTCTAGAAGGCAAGGGAGAGATATGGGTAGATTTTCATGGTAGAAGGTCACCTCTGGGGGCACAGAGGCAGGGCTCTGGTGGAAGGATCTAGGGCTGGGGCTGGACGGCCGGTGGGTGGGTGGTGGCTTGAGGCTCAGGCCCAGGCTTCTGGCCCAGGTGACAGGGCGGGGGACAGAGACGTGGAAGCAGCAGCAAGTGTGGGAATTCACCCCATGTGGGCTGCTGGGCGTCTGTGGGCCCTCCTGCCCGCCCCGAGGGCTGCCCCGGGTGCTCTGCTCATCGTGCCAGGTCCCGCAATCCGCTCGTGTGCAGCGGCCTTGGCCGTGGGCCCGGTGCGGGAGGGCAGGGGCCCCTACCTTTGGCCAGCTCCTCCTCTGCCGACTTGGTGCCCTGCTTCCTCTTGGGTTTCACTAGCTTCGTGCAGATGGCCCCCTTGTCCTTGCTGtaatgctgggggggggggggacggggacagggcagaggcagCTGTGAGCCTGGCCCCACGGTGAGGGGATGCCCTGCATTCTGTGCCCTGAACTGGgtgggcaggagctggggagaaggggggtTTCCTTTCCTCCAGAGGAGTTGGGTTGGTTTCCATGGAAACGGAAAGGATGCAGGCTAGGAAACAGGAGGATCCTGGGGAAGGTGGGGCGGTGGTCTCTGGACGAGTGTCAACTTGGAGGTTCCTAGGGGTCTAGAGGAGCCaccccagggcccccccccccccaggggtgcATCCAGAGGACTCAGACCACCTTGGGCTTGGTGGCCCACGGAgaccagcccctcctccccacgcAGCTTTGGGCGTcgggccccaccccccactgccggcatggggcagggcctggggtgtCCGCGCGGCTCTGGAGGCCCCGGGCCTGGCGGCGGCCACACCTCCACCATGTCCATGAGGTTGCAGAAGCAGACGGCCTCGTCGATGGTCAGGTGGCCGTCGCGATGCAGCACCCGGTAGTGGATGACGTCGCGGCCGAAGCTCACGCACAGCACGTAGTCGCCCGGATGCCGTGCGGACTCTCGCACCAGGAACAGCCCGTCCTCCGGCGGCTGCAGCTGCTGCACGGCCTCCTGGCCCGAGATCTTCCCGTGGAACCACCTGCGGCCGGCGGAAGGGCGCGCTGGACCAGGCCGCCCAGGCCctccggcccccggcccccgccccgggcgGCCCCGCGACTCACGGCATGAGGCTGAGCTTGGGGTCGGCCGACAGGGCCTCGCGCTCCCGCAGCGCCCCCGCCGCCAGCAGACCCTCCTGCCCGCTGGCGTGGTGCTTGGCACGGTACCAGCTCTTGCTCTgccagggagggagccaggggtcggtgtctgcgggggggggggggggggaggtcctgCAGAGGCACACCTCCCCAAGCACCGCCAGGCCCCCGGGCCACCACTCACCTCACAGGCCTCCAGGATGGTGACCACGTCCCCCTTGTGGAAGGCCAGCTCTCCTGGCTTGGGGCGTGTGTGCTCACACTTGGTGATGCATTGGGTGCCTGGGGCCCAGCGcctctgtgggggggggggggggcggggggcaaaaGGGCATGAGAGATGCCAGGggtgaagaagaaatggaaactggGCAAAAGACAGCCAGgcagaagcagaaagaacaaCACAAAAGAAAGGGGGAGCAGCCAGGATAGAAACATCTGCTTCTACGAAGGCAGAAGATCGGGAAGAAGAGGTGACAGAAATGCAGCACCGGCTGAAGGGGACACGGTCAGAGTACAGCCCCCGACACGGCGCTGAGGTCCCATGGGTGTGGACTGAGCAGGGCGCGGGACAAGACACAggcagcccggggtgggggtaCTCACCGTTGGCATCCTGGCTGAGACGAACGTGGGGCGCCAGGCACGGAGGAAGCGGGGGCTCacctgggtgaggggcagagaccagCTGGAGAGCCCAGACTGGAGCCAGGCTGGGGCCCGGGGCCATTGCTAACGAACCACTTCCAGCCGGGGCCAGATGGAGGCGACAGGGGGAGGGCTTCCCCATAGGGGGTCCCGGGTGATGGCTCCCTAAGCCCCTTTGGGGAGGTGGTCTTTATCCACAGGAATTCCTTGTAGAGTTGCAGCCATGAAACATCAGCGAGGAAACCACAGAATGTAGCCTCGCCACGGTCCCGAaagggaaacggaggcacagggtgggcacagagcaaggggccatatggtggggaggggggaagtgcCTGGCTCAGCCCCCAGCAGTCACTCAGTGGGTGGGGAACACGGTGCCGCCTAACTGAGCTTGGTTCTTCCTCTTTTCTGGtaagtgggcaggggcaggggcagagcaagGAACCAGAGGATGATTCAAGGTCATTCCCCACTATCCCTGACCCTAGGGTGGGGCCGGGAcggtggggggggcgggtagggcaGGGGGCATGCAGCCCTCCTGGGCCCCTCTGGCCATGGGCTGAGCCTCTCTGATCCCCCACCAATCCCAACGCCAACCTAGAACAGACACACGGTCTCTTGCTGCTGCGGGGGGAGGGCTTTTCTCCCCCGGACCCCACAGCAGGTGAGTGGGCCGTGGGGACGGTTGGGAGATGAACCTCTGCCTCTCCAGTACTGCCCCCCGTAAATCCCCAGCCCCCTGTGTACTCACACGCATACTGATCCATGTACACACgagcacacacagaaacacatggGGCTTGGACACAGGTGGACACAGGGACCCACGGGCACGCGGGTGTGCAAGCAAAGGCACGTTCACCTAGAGACAGGTGTGCACACGtctacacatgtgcacacacgaaCAGCCTCTCCGACATCCAGAGATGTGTGTGCCTgtctcccccaacacacacacggACCCGCACTTGAACACCTGGGCGCCAGACGCGGGGCCGCCAGGGCACCCGGAGCTACACGAGCTACACGCAGGGCCGCGCACACGCATCTCGGCCACACGCGAACATCCCTCCACGTGGACGCGCGGATACACACACCCGGGAGCCTGCAGACGCGCACACTCGCACCCAGAAAAAtaccccccaccccgcgcccgATCGCCTCTAACCACCCGCTACCCCAGCCGCGTACCGGCCGCGCACGCCGGCCGCGCACACTGGCGCTCACACCGGCGGCTCCAGCGCACGCCCGGGACGCCCCCGGGGCCCTCGGGGTCCCCCCCACACACCGCCACTGCCCCAAGGTCTCTCCCCTTACCCCCGCCACCGGGCTCACCTGCTCAGGGGGCGCCCCCGAGCCGCGCCCCGCGCCCACACCCAGGAGGGCCCCCGAGCGCTGGCTGGGCACCCCAAGGCAGCCCTGGCTGCACAACTTGGAACAAGTTGCTCCGTTTcctcattttgggggggggagggctggggggagcGGGGGAGCGGGAGGCGCCGCGGCCCGGGAAGCCCCCGCAGGTCCTAGCGCCGGCCGCACTGCGGTCTGCtccgcgcgccgccgccgccgccgccgccgccgccgccgccgccggcccctccccgccccgcccctgcggcCCCCGGCGCCTCCCGCACGGCCCGGGCGGGGGGCCCGGGGCGCTCGCCTGCTCCACGTCGCGCGCCCTGGCGTGGTGTCTCGGCCGCGCACCCCGCCCACCCTGGGAAACAGAGGCCTTGGAGCGGGTGCcgcgcgcggggcgggggcgcgtggggggcggggggacggggaGAGTGAGCTGCCCGTTTGCGGAGATAAGCAAGCCGCAGCGCCCAGGCTGTGTACTGGACCCTCCTGACTCCGCGATTCCAGCGCCCTCACTCACCTCCTCTGCCCGGAGGATTCTTGGCGCCTGGCGCAAAGTGCTCAAAAATGTCAACGGTTATCGGTGTCGTTACGATCATCATCGATATTAAGGGGAAACTGgggctagagaaaaaaaaaaaaaaatcacgtggGACCGGAGGCCTCCTGGCGGAGGGGACAGTGAAGCCCGGCCCGGGCCAagccagcctgcctgggcttCCTTCTCTGTGGGTCCAGCGGCTTCAACCTCAGAAAACAGATGAGCATTTGAGGCCCGAGGCACTGGGGTCTGGGCAGGGGCTCGGGCCATGGCTCTGCTTCCGATGGAGGAGTCCGCTTGGCAAGGACAGAGCTGGTCCTAGGAGGGCAGTGAGCCAGGATGCCCAGGGAGGAGCATCCCGGGTCCTGTATGTAATCTTGTCACCCCAGAAGGCTTTTGGGAACGGACGCCCACTTACGGAGTCACAAAACTTCCCTGTTGTGGAGCCACAACTGGGAACTTCTATGTATTGAGGTCCTAGAGTCAACAGCTGTTCACACAGCACCGAGAGGTGACACGATACCAATGGCACCATCCATCCTTTGGTGTTACACCGGAGAGAAGAGGTCCAAGGGGGAAAGTTCCAGAAGGGGACCCTGCAACCAGCAACAGGCACAGGCCCTGCTGTGGACCCGGGGCTGGAGACCCTGCAGCCAGCATTCGGTTGGGTCCTGGGGCCACCATATATGGCAAACCATCATCACTTGCCTGAAATAGAAACACATCAAAATAGCCACAGGAAGCCCAGCAGCCCAGCGTTAGATGCAGACCAGAGACTGAGCCGGAGGCCCCGTGATGGAGGCCCGCCTTCCCTTTGCTCAGCAGGGACGTGAGCCCACGTACAAGACTCTAAGGGGCCCTAGCTCCCCAGGGAGACTTGCTGCTTGATGCAGTCAGAGGGGTGGGAAGAGATGTGAAAGGGGCTGGCTTGCTCCCTCCGTGACAATACTGTCTGGGTAATGCTTTCATCCTCCCCAGGACCCCAGGGATCTTGTCCCGAACTCCAGAGGCGCTCAGAGGAGCCAAAGGTGCTGAGACTGGAGAGGGACGGGCTTAAGTAGATAGTGCCAGGTTCCCAAATCTCCAAGGGCTAGCCGGGGGtgcaggcgcccccccccccccccgcatatGGGGCACTGAGCTGCACCTGACTTTAGGGAGATAGGCTTTGAGCCCGGGGCGTATTTCGGTCAGAGCTATAGGAGGGGTCAACTCCCCAACCCTAAAGACATTCACGAGTTGGCCACTTGGAATCTCAAAGGCTAGAGGGGTCTTTCAGTCCCCGGGGGTGGCATTGCCAGTATTTCCTCCtcctgccaggagctgggggtggggggtgggggaatcttGCCCTTTCCCTCGACTAGTCTGAAGCCAGCCGGGCCTCAGAATTACCCAGTCCCGGGCTCCTCACCCTCCGTGTTTCAGTCCTGTCGAGCTTGATTCCAGAAATTCTCTGACGCGCCAGGCCACCCCGCCTGGTACAGGCTGGCGACGCAGAAGCCCCTCCCTGACTTCCCAGCTGCCTCCAGTTTTCCCCCTTGCTACCTACCACCATTCACCTTCCCCTGCATGGCTAAGGATGAAAATGTGACTGTAGCCCTCCCCCGCGCTAAATCCTCCCATAGCTCCCCACTGCCGAAAACGCTCAGCGTGGCATTCGGAGCTCTTCACGTTCAGCTCCCAACGGACCTCCCCGGcctcccctcctgctcccacAAGGCACCCAGCAGTCTGGCACCCCCTTCTGCCCAGAATGCCCTTCCCCTTTGTCCTGTTGGCATCTCCAGCTCACACCTATCTCGACTGGCACCACTTTTAGGATGCACCCACCTTCTCAGAGCAAAGCCCTGCTTCTATGCCCCGAAAAGACCCCTCGCCGGAGGCACCAGCTTTCTTGTCTCACCGAGTGATGGGTGTGGACCTGGCCTTGGTGACTGAGCCCCGTGAGCCTGCCTGGGAAGGAGGCCAGTGCAGAGAAAGCAGAGGCTGAATCCTGAAGGAGGAATTCAAATCCTCGGATCCAGCCGTGCCTCGAGTTCACGCTATGACTAGTGTTGGCAACCACTCTGCTTTTTTCGGCTGCTCCCGCAGGGGGTTCTGCCACTTGCGAGCAAAAGGATTCCTAATACTGAAAATAGGGCAGGAAGGTGGGCGTTGAAGTGAACGTACTCCAGGACGTGGCATCGGCGAGTCAGGTTAGATTGCCCTAAACCCGGCTAGAAGTGGGAGCTCCTGGGTGCACCCTTCCAAGGTCTGATAGATCTCCCGTCCATCCGCTGGGTCCGGTGGTGCCGTCTTCCGACACGTGCAACAGAGGAACCCTGAGGTCCCACCCGCTTTCCCTCCTGAAGGCTCTTCCTTGTTTATTCAAATCTCACCGTTTTTCGCGTCCTACCTCTCTCCTTTGTTGGCTGTTGCAATTTGCAGAAGCCCCTGTTCTCCAAACTCCTGGTGGTTTGGGGGCCCATCCTGAGTTCCAGAGAGGCCAAGCTACTGGTCTATGGTCGCGCAGCTGGCTGGGGCTGTAAGTCAGGCCTGCGGACTCACTCAGTGGGGTTGTAAACTTCTCAAAGGCAGGGCACATTTCTTAATTCTGTACTAATATGGATGAAAATCGATGTAGGCGGCAAACAAGGGGAGTCATAGGACATGCACCTTACGTAACACATCAGTTTGAATCGGGACTGGCTACACAGGATGGAAGAACACGGGTGCTGGAGGCTTGAAGTAGATAGAAATTAATCTCTGAGGGATGTACTCCTGGGCAGTGTCAGGAACCGAGGCTCCTGCCATCTTGTTGCTCTGCCTTTCTCCGCACATGAACTGTCACCTCTTGAGCTAACATGGCTGCTGAAGCTCCAGCCCTCCCATGTGCATTCCAGCCAACAGGAAGCGGGAAGTTGGCAGGGAAAGGTACACCTCTTCCCTTCAAGGGCTCTTCTTGGAAGATGCACGTGACAGCTTTGCTCTATTCCATTGGGTGGAACTTAGCCACATGGCCAAATTTAGTAGcaggggaagctgggaaatgtagtctttacaGCAGGGGCCAAGGAAGCCTCCTCAAAGCTCCCAGGCATGTCCCCACTTCAGGGCCTTTGCGTTCGTTGTGCCTTCTGCCTGGGACACTTCCCCGGACGTACCCATCATTCCAGCGCCTACAGAATATTCCAGTCTTCTGACACTTCACGTCCTCTCCCCTTGTAGATCAGTAGAGCTATCATGGTCTAACTGGCCATATATTGTGCtcattttgttgtggtggtggtggtggtgttgttaTCTACTGGCTGCAGCCTCTCCAGAACATCAGCTCCCCAAGGCCAGGGGTTTTGGACCGTGTCATTCACGGCTGTGGCCCCTgaacctggcacacaggaggggcTCAGGACGTATTTTTTAAGCCAATGAGcacaagggaggggagaggtaaTGGGCAATGACCGTGAGCTGAGCGCTTTCATTGCAGCCATTTCACAGGCGAGACAACTGAGGCCCAGTCAGTGCCCGGGCTCACCCCGGGATACAGGAAGCGGCGGGCTGCACTTTCAACCCCGGGCCGTCGGGCTCCAGGGCCCACAGGCCAGTTGCACGGCAAGGTGTTGGGCCCATGACGGACCCCCAAAGAGTTctccagagggcaggggaggcaggacgGCATCAGCCAGACGTGGGAACAGCTGAGCTGCCGGGGGGCCCCCGAAGATCCTCGGCTGGAGCACCGGGCCAGATCAGAGTGCCCCAATTAGCACACCTTCAAATTTAGCTTTCTCCTCCCCGCCAGGGGACTTGGGGGATTCAGCGGAGGAACATTCCGCTCTTTCGAGGAAAACTGCTGTATCGCTCACTCTGCAACTGGACACATGGTGTGACGGGCCCTTCTCCACTCACCGAATGGAGGGCTTCTCAAGGCGACTGCTTTGGGGTGCCAGGCGGGACCTGCCTTTGGTGGGGGAACCTGTTTGCCCGCCCCCATCCCTCATCTTGTCTTTCTTGTTCTGTAGGTGGAGCTGAGCCTGCTTGTAGGTTCCACACGTGTAAACCGGGTCCATAGCACTTCTTGGCTTAAAATCTTTGCGTGGCACGGGGCgcgtgggcggctcagtcggtcgagcgtctccgacatcagctcaggtcatgatctcgcggtttgggggtttgagccccgcgtcgggctctgtgctgacagctcggagcccggagcctgcttcggatgctgtgtctccctctctctctgcccctccccggctcacgctctgtctctgtctgtctcaaaaataaataaaaaattaaaaaaaaaaatctttgcatggCTCCATTATGCTGAGGATAAACCCAAGCTCCTCTCGGTGGCCTGTCACGTCACCAGCTGTGTCTGGCTGCTGTCACCTCTTGCTCTCAGCTCCCTCCACTTCCCTTGGCTGGCTTGCTACCacttcctctgcctctgcctgctgTTCCTCAAATGTTCCAGGCACTGCCTGGCCTTGGGGCCTTTGCGCAtgctgttttctcctcctcctatGCGCTTTCCCCAGCTCCTCTCCAGCTTGGCTCCTTCTCAGCATTTCTGGTTCCTCCAAGAGACCCTTACTGACCACCCATAGTGGCCACCCACCATCTGAGCCCAAATCACTACATGTTACCACGTCTACTCATTCTTGTTGACTGCCCTCCTGACGTGCCTTTGCCCCCTTGACAAAATGTATGTTCCATGAGCAAGGGCAGGGATCATCTCTGGCTTGATCAATCATTTACCTCTGGAGCCGAGCCTGCAGTAGACCTTTATGTTATTATGTATAACTTGTTCACAGTGGAGCAATGTCTGCTAAGGAGCACGTTTATTTTCTAGGCCTTGTTCTGGTATTTGCCTGGAGTTAGTGATTGCCTTTGTTTTAGTGTATCTATGACACTCCGTCTCTTCCAACCTTTCCAATGGATCTAACTTCTCCACTCAGGGCCAGATGCGGCCCGGCTGTACCCCTGGTCCTTCTTCAGCACCTAGGGGTTCCTGGGAAGTGActcctgtttttttttgggggggggtcctAGGTCTCCCTGTTTCTTGGTCTGTGCCCTCATTTCGGGAGTGTGTACCCTCAAGGCTTTTCCTTCCACCCCCGTGTGCCTGTGGCTTGACTGAAGACACTATCCCGAGTGGTGGCTGACTTCCTTGCCTGGTGTCTTCCAGATTCTAGCCTTGGGCAGTTGAACAACCTGAAGCTGTCCTGCTTCCTTATCCCCTGCTTGTCACGTTGTTTGCCCTCTCTTTTGAAGCCTGTACGATCTTCTTAGCCTCCACATCCTGTACTTTCAAAGTGTGGGTTTGGTGGGCGTCTGTGTTCACTGGTCACGCTGGACGTTCTGGCGGGCTGTGTCATGTGTTCCATTCCTGCCAAACTTTCTTAAATGATGTCACTGGTGATTTCTTCCCCTGTGGTGTCTCTTCTTCTTCATCATACATTGGTCTCctacttttcttgcctttttttttttctttttgtcttctcattccactttttcttccaagtctgtcaacatttccatattttgactaccaggttgagtttccaacttctttctagttctttgaatgttctttttcctttttaagattctcatctttaagtaatctctacacccaacatggggctcgaactcacgaccctgagatcaagactcgcacgcccactgactgagccggccggGCGCCCCTTAAAGTTCTTTTTCAAAAGGCAAATGTAACCCTGCTTCCTGGCCATCGCATCTTCTACAAGCTCTCTGAGGATAACCTGCATAAGGGGCTTTCTACAACTGCTTTCTTCTGTTCTCATTGTCTCTTTCCTCCAgattacttttttccttctctttttgggTTTTAGTCTCTCACTAGGTAACATTTGCTCTATGGCAAGTGACATAGAGCTGGCAAGAGGCTCCTCGCCATTGGAGTGGGTTGAGTACAAGGCACTGGTCACTGCCTCAAACACCAGTGACGCCGTAGGGCTTTTCTCACAGCCCGGCGGCTCGTATTCTGGAAGCTGAAGAGGTCACGGTTTCCTGTGTGACTTTCACCTTGATTGCTGGTTTCCACCTTCACACCTGCCCTCCGCCATGCCTGTGTCCCTGAGGCCGAAACCTTCCGTGCAGCAAGTGTTAAAAAATCCACTTTATTACTGGCTTCTCCCCCAGCTCTGCAAGGTGGGTGCTGCTAGTTTTGATTCAACATTATAGAAGGTTGGGGAGGCGAAGTGAACTGTCCTGACACCCCACAGCTCGTCTGTTCAAGGCCACGCTGAGACGGGAGCCTGGAGTCACCCTCACTGCACGAA
This sequence is a window from Prionailurus bengalensis isolate Pbe53 chromosome A2, Fcat_Pben_1.1_paternal_pri, whole genome shotgun sequence. Protein-coding genes within it:
- the MATK gene encoding megakaryocyte-associated tyrosine-protein kinase isoform X1, translating into MRVSPRFLRAWRPTFVSARMPTRRWAPGTQCITKCEHTRPKPGELAFHKGDVVTILEACESKSWYRAKHHASGQEGLLAAGALREREALSADPKLSLMPWFHGKISGQEAVQQLQPPEDGLFLVRESARHPGDYVLCVSFGRDVIHYRVLHRDGHLTIDEAVCFCNLMDMVEHYSKDKGAICTKLVKPKRKQGTKSAEEELAKAGWLLNLQHLTLGARIGEGEFGAVLQGEYLGQKVAVKNVKCDVTAQAFLDETAVMTKIQHKNLVRLLGVILHQGLYIVMEHVSKGNLVNFLRTRGRALVSTPQLLQFSLHVAEGMEYLESKKLVHRDLAARNILISEDLVAKVSDFGLAKAERKGLDSSRLPVKWTAPEALKHGKFSSKSDVWSFGVLLWEVFSYGRAPYPKMSLKEVSEAVEKGYRMEPPEGCPGPIHALMGSCWEAEPARRPPFRKLAEKLARELRSAGASAPVGGQDTDSSSSPRGQEP
- the MATK gene encoding megakaryocyte-associated tyrosine-protein kinase isoform X3 translates to MPTRRWAPGTQCITKCEHTRPKPGELAFHKGDVVTILEACESKSWYRAKHHASGQEGLLAAGALREREALSADPKLSLMPWFHGKISGQEAVQQLQPPEDGLFLVRESARHPGDYVLCVSFGRDVIHYRVLHRDGHLTIDEAVCFCNLMDMVEHYSKDKGAICTKLVKPKRKQGTKSAEEELAKAGWLLNLQHLTLGARIGEGEFGAVLQGEYLGQKVAVKNVKCDVTAQAFLDETAVMTKIQHKNLVRLLGVILHQGLYIVMEHVSKGNLVNFLRTRGRALVSTPQLLQFSLHVAEGMEYLESKKLVHRDLAARNILISEDLVAKVSDFGLAKAERKGLDSSRLPVKWTAPEALKHGKFSSKSDVWSFGVLLWEVFSYGRAPYPKMSLKEVSEAVEKGYRMEPPEGCPGPIHALMGSCWEAEPARRPPFRKLAEKLARELRSAGASAPVGGQDTDSSSSPRGQEP
- the MATK gene encoding megakaryocyte-associated tyrosine-protein kinase isoform X2, producing the protein MRVSPRFLRAWRPTFVSARMPTRRWAPGTQCITKCEHTRPKPGELAFHKGDVVTILEACESKSWYRAKHHASGQEGLLAAGALREREALSADPKLSLMPWFHGKISGQEAVQQLQPPEDGLFLVRESARHPGDYVLCVSFGRDVIHYRVLHRDGHLTIDEAVCFCNLMDMVEHYSKDKGAICTKLVKPKRKQGTKSAEEELAKAGWLLNLQHLTLGARIGEGEFGAVLQGEYLGQKVAVKNVKCDVTAQAFLDETAVMTKIQHKNLVRLLGVILHQGLYIVMEHGNLVNFLRTRGRALVSTPQLLQFSLHVAEGMEYLESKKLVHRDLAARNILISEDLVAKVSDFGLAKAERKGLDSSRLPVKWTAPEALKHGKFSSKSDVWSFGVLLWEVFSYGRAPYPKMSLKEVSEAVEKGYRMEPPEGCPGPIHALMGSCWEAEPARRPPFRKLAEKLARELRSAGASAPVGGQDTDSSSSPRGQEP